From the Prunus dulcis chromosome 4, ALMONDv2, whole genome shotgun sequence genome, one window contains:
- the LOC117626019 gene encoding zinc finger CCCH domain-containing protein 55-like isoform X1, which translates to MGSYEVTNILFTKIKALDPENAIKIMGYLLIQDLAEKDLIRLAYGPETLLHSLIVRAKIQLGLCSSTSTTSSTPSSPSPLNPIARPTNANPFSQSSPRIPNGFDFGKNPSSASSNAWPLSGFPNNSISPKSSPLLSYDNIRAGSVSLPVHSPRYSKDGGGDVWPGGDLIDEHQLNEYLSFLNESSSSSRPEDFIDPRLELGQVVPDWAHSVNNGDAHFHRRSFSASDACLGSEDAALGGGFKPCLYFARGFCKNGSNCKFVHGGFADSLDGSGAIVGSPSNLDSFEQHEEMMRLKAAQQQRLAAASQFMGGGSPTPYSKYMNFLLQQQNDPQRVAAMMMGEEFYKFGRCRPDRNDLLAMSSVEKASSASRQIYLTFPAESTFKDEDVSEYFCKYGPVQDVRIPYQQKRMFGFVTFVYPETVRLILSKGNPHFICDSRVLVKPYKEKGKVLDKRQQQQQHLERGEFSQSLSPSGLDSRDPYDLQLGGRMFYSTQEMLLRRKLEEQAELQQAIELQGRRVMSLQLPDWKNDRLPHHQRSLSVGAHVPLSPQSHVQINQNVIPFDSIKQEVSEGHGDIPAASISVTAAVAEQHLQKEDNFAFIHNNGNGKNKEQGSYLETPDLQKSSVEQVLPDCLFAAPSNSAGDHLSDLSTAVSDLNDTIITAENKSSSSVNSASCMASH; encoded by the exons ATGGGTTCCTATGAAGTTACAAACATACTCTTCACTAAGATCAAGGCCTTAGACCCAGAAAATGCCATCAAAATCATGGGTTATCTTCTCATACAAGATCTTGCCGAGAAAGATTTGATTCGCTTGGCTTATGGTCCGGAGACCCTTTTGCACTCGCTGATTGTGAGGGCTAAAATCCAGTTGGGCCTTTGCTCGAGCACTTCGACTACATCTTCCACACCTTCCTCTCCTTCACCGCTAAATCCCATAGCCAGACCAACTAACGCCAACCCATTTTCACAGTCTTCCCCTAGAATCCCGAACggttttgattttgggaaAAACCCATCTTCTGCCTCCTCAAATGCCTGGCCACTTTCTGGGTTCCCAAACAACTCCATTAGCCCAAAGTCAAGCCCTTTACTCTCTTACGACAATATCCGAGCCGGGTCAGTTTCACTTCCAGTACATTCACCCCGCTACAGCAAGGATGGTGGGGGTGATGTTTGGCCTGGCGGCGACCTCATTGACGAGCACCAACTCAATGAGTACCTCTCATTTCTCAATGAGTCTTCGTCCTCGTCCAGGCCCGAGGATTTCATCGATCCTCGGCTCGAATTGGGTCAGGTGGTTCCTGATTGGGCTCATTCTGTCAACAATGGTGATGCCCATTTCCACCGAAGGAGCTTTTCGGCTAGCGATGCGTGTCTCGGGTCCGAAGATGCTGCTTTGGGAGGGGGGTTCAAGCCATGCCTGTACTTTGCCAGAGGGTTTTGCAAGAACGGAAGCAATTGCAAGTTTGTGCATGGCGGTTTTGCTGATTCCTTGGACGGTTCTGGTGCCATTGTGGGGTCTCCGAGTAATCTAGACAGTTTCGAGCAGCACGAGGAGATGATGAGGTTGAAGGCTGCCCAGCAACAGAGATTAGCTGCTGCTTCTCAGTTCATGGGTGGAGGGTCACCTACTCCTTACAGCAAGTACATGAATTTCCTTTTGCAACAACAAAATGACCCTCAGAG AGTGGCAGCGATGATGATGGGGGAAGAATTTTACAAGTTTGGGAGATGTCGACCTGATAGAAACGACCTTTTGGCAATGTCTTCAGTTGAAAAGGCGAGCTCGGCTTCAAGACAGATCTACTTGACATTCCCAGCTGAGAGCACTTTTAAAGATGAAGATGTTTCAGAATACTTCTG CAAGTACGGGCCAGTTCAAGATGTAAGGATTCCATACCAGCAGAAAAGAATGTTTGGTTTTGTTACATTTGTCTACCCAGAAACTGTGAGGCTCATATTGTCCAAAGGAAATCCTCATTTTATATGTGATTCCCGTGTGCTTGTCAAGCCCTACAAGGAGAAGGGAAAAGTCCTGGATAA GAGGCAACAGCAACAACAGCATCTAGAGAGGGGAGAATTTTCACAATCTTTGAGCCCTAGTGGTCTTGATTCTAGAGATCCCTATGATCTCCAACTTG GGGGAAGAATGTTCTATAGTACACAGGAGATGCtattgagaagaaaattggAGGAGCAGGCTGAATTACAGCAAGCCATTGAACTCCAAGGGAGAAGAGTCATGAGTCTGCAGCTCCCAGACTGGAAGAATGACCGCTTACCCCATCACCAGCGCAGTCTGTCTGTTGGTGCTCATGTTCCCTTAAGTCCTCAGTCTCATGTGCAGATCAATCAAAATGTCATTCCGTTTGATAGCATTAAACAAGAAGTTTCAGAAG GCCACGGTGATATTCCAGCTGCCTCAATTTCTGTGACTGCTGCTGTTGCTGAGCAGCACCTTCAGAAGGAAGATAATTTTGCTTTCATTCACAATAATGGCAATGGCAAAAACAAGGAGCAAGGCTCCTACTTGGAAACTCCTGATCTTCAGAAAAG CAGTGTAGAGCAGGTCCTTCCTGATTGCCTTTTTGCTGCTCCCTCAAATTCAGCTGGGGATCATCTCTCTGACTTGTCAACCGCTGTGTCAGATCTTAATGATACCATCATAACTGCTGAAAacaaatcatcatcatcagtcAATTCTGCCAGCTGCATGGCTTCTCATTAA
- the LOC117626021 gene encoding RNA-binding protein Y14: MASADVETVDFDFQEDDLMDEEGAADAEPSASPRAPQPKLKSAITGVGASASPAAPKKTKGRGFREDLNPDRNNRLAASDFDSLNSSDGLEPQRSVEGWIILVTGVHEEAQEDHLHNAFGEFGEIKNLHLNLDRRTGFVKGYALIEYESFEEAQAAISGMNEAALLTQILNVDWAFSNGSFLDGSRKKTTRSLRERRSRSPPRRRY, encoded by the exons ATGGCGAGCGCAGACGTAGAGACCGTGGACTTCGATTTTCAAGAAGACGATCTCATGGACGAGGAAGGAGCCGCCGACGCGGAGCCCTCGGCTTCCCCTAGGGCCCCACAACCCAAGCTCAAGTCCGCAATCACCGGCGTCGGCGCGTCCGCCTCACCCGCCGCCCCTAAAAAGACTAAAGGTCGCGGATTTCGTGAAGATCTCAATCCCGACCGTAACAACCGCCTCGCTGCCTCCGACTTCGACTCCCTCAACTCCTCAGACGGCCTCGAACCCCAACGAT CTGTTGAGGGATGGATTATTCTGGTCACTGGGGTACATGAGGAAGCCCAAGAGGATCATCTACATAATGCATTTGGTGAATTTGGAGAGATAAAAAATTTGCATTTAAATCTTGATCGCCGCACTGGGTTTGTGAAG GGATATGCGCTGATTGAATATGAGAGTTTTGAAGAGGCACAAGCTGCGATATCTGGAATGAATGAAGCTGCATTACTTACACAGATTCTTAATGTTGATTGGGCCTTCAGCAATGGATCCTTCCTTGATGGATCCAGGAAGAAGACCACAAG ATCTCTACGAGAACGTCGTTCGAGGAGTCCCCCTAGGAGGAGATACTAA
- the LOC117626019 gene encoding zinc finger CCCH domain-containing protein 55-like isoform X2 gives MGSYEVTNILFTKIKALDPENAIKIMGYLLIQDLAEKDLIRLAYGPETLLHSLIVRAKIQLGLCSSTSTTSSTPSSPSPLNPIARPTNANPFSQSSPRIPNGFDFGKNPSSASSNAWPLSGFPNNSISPKSSPLLSYDNIRAGSVSLPVHSPRYSKDGGGDVWPGGDLIDEHQLNEYLSFLNESSSSSRPEDFIDPRLELGQVVPDWAHSVNNGDAHFHRRSFSASDACLGSEDAALGGGFKPCLYFARGFCKNGSNCKFVHGGFADSLDGSGAIVGSPSNLDSFEQHEEMMRLKAAQQQRLAAASQFMGGGSPTPYSKYMNFLLQQQNDPQRVAAMMMGEEFYKFGRCRPDRNDLLAMSSVEKASSASRQIYLTFPAESTFKDEDVSEYFCKYGPVQDVRIPYQQKRMFGFVTFVYPETVRLILSKGNPHFICDSRVLVKPYKEKGKVLDKRQQQQQHLERGEFSQSLSPSGLDSRDPYDLQLGGRMFYSTQEMLLRRKLEEQAELQQAIELQGRRVMSLQLPDWKNDRLPHHQRSLSVGAHVPLSPQSHVQINQNVIPFDSIKQEVSEGHGDIPAASISVTAAVAEQHLQKEDNFAFIHNNGNGKNKEQGSYLETPDLQKSVEQVLPDCLFAAPSNSAGDHLSDLSTAVSDLNDTIITAENKSSSSVNSASCMASH, from the exons ATGGGTTCCTATGAAGTTACAAACATACTCTTCACTAAGATCAAGGCCTTAGACCCAGAAAATGCCATCAAAATCATGGGTTATCTTCTCATACAAGATCTTGCCGAGAAAGATTTGATTCGCTTGGCTTATGGTCCGGAGACCCTTTTGCACTCGCTGATTGTGAGGGCTAAAATCCAGTTGGGCCTTTGCTCGAGCACTTCGACTACATCTTCCACACCTTCCTCTCCTTCACCGCTAAATCCCATAGCCAGACCAACTAACGCCAACCCATTTTCACAGTCTTCCCCTAGAATCCCGAACggttttgattttgggaaAAACCCATCTTCTGCCTCCTCAAATGCCTGGCCACTTTCTGGGTTCCCAAACAACTCCATTAGCCCAAAGTCAAGCCCTTTACTCTCTTACGACAATATCCGAGCCGGGTCAGTTTCACTTCCAGTACATTCACCCCGCTACAGCAAGGATGGTGGGGGTGATGTTTGGCCTGGCGGCGACCTCATTGACGAGCACCAACTCAATGAGTACCTCTCATTTCTCAATGAGTCTTCGTCCTCGTCCAGGCCCGAGGATTTCATCGATCCTCGGCTCGAATTGGGTCAGGTGGTTCCTGATTGGGCTCATTCTGTCAACAATGGTGATGCCCATTTCCACCGAAGGAGCTTTTCGGCTAGCGATGCGTGTCTCGGGTCCGAAGATGCTGCTTTGGGAGGGGGGTTCAAGCCATGCCTGTACTTTGCCAGAGGGTTTTGCAAGAACGGAAGCAATTGCAAGTTTGTGCATGGCGGTTTTGCTGATTCCTTGGACGGTTCTGGTGCCATTGTGGGGTCTCCGAGTAATCTAGACAGTTTCGAGCAGCACGAGGAGATGATGAGGTTGAAGGCTGCCCAGCAACAGAGATTAGCTGCTGCTTCTCAGTTCATGGGTGGAGGGTCACCTACTCCTTACAGCAAGTACATGAATTTCCTTTTGCAACAACAAAATGACCCTCAGAG AGTGGCAGCGATGATGATGGGGGAAGAATTTTACAAGTTTGGGAGATGTCGACCTGATAGAAACGACCTTTTGGCAATGTCTTCAGTTGAAAAGGCGAGCTCGGCTTCAAGACAGATCTACTTGACATTCCCAGCTGAGAGCACTTTTAAAGATGAAGATGTTTCAGAATACTTCTG CAAGTACGGGCCAGTTCAAGATGTAAGGATTCCATACCAGCAGAAAAGAATGTTTGGTTTTGTTACATTTGTCTACCCAGAAACTGTGAGGCTCATATTGTCCAAAGGAAATCCTCATTTTATATGTGATTCCCGTGTGCTTGTCAAGCCCTACAAGGAGAAGGGAAAAGTCCTGGATAA GAGGCAACAGCAACAACAGCATCTAGAGAGGGGAGAATTTTCACAATCTTTGAGCCCTAGTGGTCTTGATTCTAGAGATCCCTATGATCTCCAACTTG GGGGAAGAATGTTCTATAGTACACAGGAGATGCtattgagaagaaaattggAGGAGCAGGCTGAATTACAGCAAGCCATTGAACTCCAAGGGAGAAGAGTCATGAGTCTGCAGCTCCCAGACTGGAAGAATGACCGCTTACCCCATCACCAGCGCAGTCTGTCTGTTGGTGCTCATGTTCCCTTAAGTCCTCAGTCTCATGTGCAGATCAATCAAAATGTCATTCCGTTTGATAGCATTAAACAAGAAGTTTCAGAAG GCCACGGTGATATTCCAGCTGCCTCAATTTCTGTGACTGCTGCTGTTGCTGAGCAGCACCTTCAGAAGGAAGATAATTTTGCTTTCATTCACAATAATGGCAATGGCAAAAACAAGGAGCAAGGCTCCTACTTGGAAACTCCTGATCTTCAGAAAAG TGTAGAGCAGGTCCTTCCTGATTGCCTTTTTGCTGCTCCCTCAAATTCAGCTGGGGATCATCTCTCTGACTTGTCAACCGCTGTGTCAGATCTTAATGATACCATCATAACTGCTGAAAacaaatcatcatcatcagtcAATTCTGCCAGCTGCATGGCTTCTCATTAA
- the LOC117626020 gene encoding zinc finger CCCH domain-containing protein 22-like isoform X1, with product MDSYEATKIVYSRIQNLDPENASKIMGFLLIQDHGDKEMIRLAFGPETLLHNLIINAKTQLGLLQSKPNSSTPSSPSTFNPISRPNPLSLCSISNPSSPSSNLWSLSNPMSPSSTSSPSYANIVSKNSNPGSVSGSLLSPTISSSSLSSAYHSSTSELAEKYQLQSHLSFLSDPKTDDLFDGSQNAHSSSSLQKQSYSVPSTCFGAEDVNSGVGWKPCLYYSRGFCKNGSSCRFLHSGSINADGAPVDVGSPSNVNVLEQCQELLRSNAAAQQQKQAAVSHFMAGGTSFPYNKCMNFLMQQQNDTKRSATSALMMGDELHKFGRYQYERNDISTLTLGGNVNHSSRQIYLTFPADSTFREEDVSNYFSIYGPVEDVRIPYQQKRMFGFVTFVYSETVKIILAKGNPHFVCDSRVLVKPYKEKGKLPDKKQQHQQLERGDYHICTSLSGIDSREPSDLNLGSRMFYNTHEMVLRRKLEEQANLQQAIELQERRLMNLQLLGIKSNNHHHNQHQYYHGLSEGSPFPSPTLSHTPKNQSLIVSPNGNKEEVLEEFEGSLAEQLQQEMVNPAFNLIDHGSEDDNGNDFDLLECMEHILPDNLFASPKKSAADQINAFSTTTSAEVSTESTRVTTISSYNNNNNLLPTTSTSSNANATSPKSVLSKCPETIEKHIQGRKKKKIL from the exons aTGGATTCTTATGAAGCTACTAAGATAGTTTACTCAAGGATCCAAAATTTGGATCCAGAAAATGCCTCAAAAATCATGGGGTTCCTTTTGATACAAGACCATGGTGACAAGGAGATGATACGCTTGGCATTTGGACCAGAGACTCTGCTGCACAATCTCATCATCAATGCCAAAACCCAACTTGGCCTTCTTCAGTCAAAACCCAACTCTTCTAcaccttcttctccttcaaccTTCAACCCCATCTCAAGGCCCAACCCTTTGTCCCTGTGCTCCATATCTAATCCCTCCTCCCCATCTTCAAACCTTTGGAGCCTCAGCAATCCCATGAGCCCCAGCTCCACTTCTTCACCCTCTTATGCCAATATTGTTAGCAAAAACAGTAACCCTGGTTCTGTTTCTGGGTCTTTGTTGTCACCCAccatatcatcatcatctttatCTTCAGCCTACCACTCTTCTACCAGTGAACTTGCTGAAAAATACCAGCTTCAGAGCCATCTTTCTTTCCTCAGTGATCCAAAGACTGATGATTTGTTTGATGGAAGCCAAAATGCTCATAGCAGTTCTTCACTGCAAAAGCAAAGTTACTCTGTACCCAGCACGTGTTTTGGAGCTGAAGATGTAAATTCTGGGGTTGGATGGAAGCCATGCTTGTATTACTCAAGAGGGTTCTGTAAAAATGGAAGCAGCTGCCGTTTTCTCCACAGTGGCTCCATTAATGCTGATGGTGCCCCCGTTGATGTTGGTTCTCCTAGCAATGTCAATGTACTTGAGCAGTGTCAAGAGTTACTCAGATCCAATGCTGCTGCCCAGCAGCAGAAACAAGCCGCAGTCTCACATTTTATGGCCGGTGGTACTTCTTTTCCATACAACAAGTGCATGAATTTTCTTATGCAGCAACAAAATGACACTAAAAG GTCAGCGACATCTGCATTGATGATGGGAGATGAGCTTCACAAGTTTGGGAGATACCAATACGAGAGAAATGACATTTCAACTTTAACTTTGGGAGGAAATGTTAATCACAGTTCTAGGCAGATCTACCTGACATTCCCAGCTGATAGTACATTTAGAGAAGAAGATGTCTCTAATTATTTTAG CATTTATGGACCAGTTGAAGATGTGAGGATTCCATACCAGCAAAAGAGGATGTTTGGATTTGTTACATTTGTGTATTCAGAGACTGTGAAGATTATTCTGGCTAAAGGGAACCCTCATTTTGTCTGTGATTCGCGGGTGCTTGTGAAGCCTTACAAGGAGAAGGGGAAATTACCAGACAA GAAGCAACAACACCAACAGTTGGAGAGGGGAGACTATCATATCTGCACAAGCCTGTCTGGGATTGATTCTAGGGAGCCTTCTGACCTCAATCTTG GATCAAGAATGTTTTACAATACCCATGAGATGGTGTTAAGGAGGAAATTAGAGGAACAAGCTAATTTGCAGCAAGCCATTGAACTCCAAGAAAGAAGGCTTATGAACCTGCAACTTCTAGGCATCAAGAGTAACAatcatcatcataatcaacatCAATACTATCATGGTCTTTCAGAAGGGTCTCCATTTCCCTCACCAACTTTATCTCATACACCCAAAAATCAATCCCTCATTGTTTCACCAAATGGGAATAAAGAAGAAGTCCTAGAAG AATTTGAAGGTAGTCTAGCTGAACAACTGCAGCAGGAGATGGTGAATCCAGCTTTCAATCTCATTGACCATGGCAGTGAGGATGACAATGGCAATGACTTTGACCTCCTCGAATG TATGGAGCACATTCTGCCTGATAACCTCTTTGCTTCTCCAAAAAAATCAGCGGCTGACCAAATAAATGCCTTCTCAACTACTACTTCTGCAGAAGTCAGTACTGAAAGCACCAGAGTCACAACCATTTCTTCttacaacaataataataatttactgCCCACCACTTCTACCTCCTCCAATGCAAATGCAACTTCCCCAAAATCTGTTCTCTCAAAATGCCCAG AAACAATTGAGAAACATATacagggaagaaaaaaaaagaagatccTCTAG
- the LOC117626020 gene encoding zinc finger CCCH domain-containing protein 22-like isoform X2, which yields MDSYEATKIVYSRIQNLDPENASKIMGFLLIQDHGDKEMIRLAFGPETLLHNLIINAKTQLGLLQSKPNSSTPSSPSTFNPISRPNPLSLCSISNPSSPSSNLWSLSNPMSPSSTSSPSYANIVSKNSNPGSVSGSLLSPTISSSSLSSAYHSSTSELAEKYQLQSHLSFLSDPKTDDLFDGSQNAHSSSSLQKQSYSVPSTCFGAEDVNSGVGWKPCLYYSRGFCKNGSSCRFLHSGSINADGAPVDVGSPSNVNVLEQCQELLRSNAAAQQQKQAAVSHFMAGGTSFPYNKCMNFLMQQQNDTKRSATSALMMGDELHKFGRYQYERNDISTLTLGGNVNHSSRQIYLTFPADSTFREEDVSNYFSIYGPVEDVRIPYQQKRMFGFVTFVYSETVKIILAKGNPHFVCDSRVLVKPYKEKGKLPDKKQQHQQLERGDYHICTSLSGIDSREPSDLNLGSRMFYNTHEMVLRRKLEEQANLQQAIELQERRLMNLQLLGIKSNNHHHNQHQYYHGLSEGSPFPSPTLSHTPKNQSLIVSPNGNKEEVLEEFEGSLAEQLQQEMVNPAFNLIDHGSEDDNGNDFDLLECMEHILPDNLFASPKKSAADQINAFSTTTSAEVSTESTRVTTISSYNNNNNLLPTTSTSSNANATSPKSVLSKCPAWPAAMGRLTLLGNN from the exons aTGGATTCTTATGAAGCTACTAAGATAGTTTACTCAAGGATCCAAAATTTGGATCCAGAAAATGCCTCAAAAATCATGGGGTTCCTTTTGATACAAGACCATGGTGACAAGGAGATGATACGCTTGGCATTTGGACCAGAGACTCTGCTGCACAATCTCATCATCAATGCCAAAACCCAACTTGGCCTTCTTCAGTCAAAACCCAACTCTTCTAcaccttcttctccttcaaccTTCAACCCCATCTCAAGGCCCAACCCTTTGTCCCTGTGCTCCATATCTAATCCCTCCTCCCCATCTTCAAACCTTTGGAGCCTCAGCAATCCCATGAGCCCCAGCTCCACTTCTTCACCCTCTTATGCCAATATTGTTAGCAAAAACAGTAACCCTGGTTCTGTTTCTGGGTCTTTGTTGTCACCCAccatatcatcatcatctttatCTTCAGCCTACCACTCTTCTACCAGTGAACTTGCTGAAAAATACCAGCTTCAGAGCCATCTTTCTTTCCTCAGTGATCCAAAGACTGATGATTTGTTTGATGGAAGCCAAAATGCTCATAGCAGTTCTTCACTGCAAAAGCAAAGTTACTCTGTACCCAGCACGTGTTTTGGAGCTGAAGATGTAAATTCTGGGGTTGGATGGAAGCCATGCTTGTATTACTCAAGAGGGTTCTGTAAAAATGGAAGCAGCTGCCGTTTTCTCCACAGTGGCTCCATTAATGCTGATGGTGCCCCCGTTGATGTTGGTTCTCCTAGCAATGTCAATGTACTTGAGCAGTGTCAAGAGTTACTCAGATCCAATGCTGCTGCCCAGCAGCAGAAACAAGCCGCAGTCTCACATTTTATGGCCGGTGGTACTTCTTTTCCATACAACAAGTGCATGAATTTTCTTATGCAGCAACAAAATGACACTAAAAG GTCAGCGACATCTGCATTGATGATGGGAGATGAGCTTCACAAGTTTGGGAGATACCAATACGAGAGAAATGACATTTCAACTTTAACTTTGGGAGGAAATGTTAATCACAGTTCTAGGCAGATCTACCTGACATTCCCAGCTGATAGTACATTTAGAGAAGAAGATGTCTCTAATTATTTTAG CATTTATGGACCAGTTGAAGATGTGAGGATTCCATACCAGCAAAAGAGGATGTTTGGATTTGTTACATTTGTGTATTCAGAGACTGTGAAGATTATTCTGGCTAAAGGGAACCCTCATTTTGTCTGTGATTCGCGGGTGCTTGTGAAGCCTTACAAGGAGAAGGGGAAATTACCAGACAA GAAGCAACAACACCAACAGTTGGAGAGGGGAGACTATCATATCTGCACAAGCCTGTCTGGGATTGATTCTAGGGAGCCTTCTGACCTCAATCTTG GATCAAGAATGTTTTACAATACCCATGAGATGGTGTTAAGGAGGAAATTAGAGGAACAAGCTAATTTGCAGCAAGCCATTGAACTCCAAGAAAGAAGGCTTATGAACCTGCAACTTCTAGGCATCAAGAGTAACAatcatcatcataatcaacatCAATACTATCATGGTCTTTCAGAAGGGTCTCCATTTCCCTCACCAACTTTATCTCATACACCCAAAAATCAATCCCTCATTGTTTCACCAAATGGGAATAAAGAAGAAGTCCTAGAAG AATTTGAAGGTAGTCTAGCTGAACAACTGCAGCAGGAGATGGTGAATCCAGCTTTCAATCTCATTGACCATGGCAGTGAGGATGACAATGGCAATGACTTTGACCTCCTCGAATG TATGGAGCACATTCTGCCTGATAACCTCTTTGCTTCTCCAAAAAAATCAGCGGCTGACCAAATAAATGCCTTCTCAACTACTACTTCTGCAGAAGTCAGTACTGAAAGCACCAGAGTCACAACCATTTCTTCttacaacaataataataatttactgCCCACCACTTCTACCTCCTCCAATGCAAATGCAACTTCCCCAAAATCTGTTCTCTCAAAATGCCCAG CATGGCCAGCAGCAATGGGGAGATTGACTTTGCTAGG AAACAATTGA
- the LOC117626020 gene encoding zinc finger CCCH domain-containing protein 22-like isoform X3, whose protein sequence is MDSYEATKIVYSRIQNLDPENASKIMGFLLIQDHGDKEMIRLAFGPETLLHNLIINAKTQLGLLQSKPNSSTPSSPSTFNPISRPNPLSLCSISNPSSPSSNLWSLSNPMSPSSTSSPSYANIVSKNSNPGSVSGSLLSPTISSSSLSSAYHSSTSELAEKYQLQSHLSFLSDPKTDDLFDGSQNAHSSSSLQKQSYSVPSTCFGAEDVNSGVGWKPCLYYSRGFCKNGSSCRFLHSGSINADGAPVDVGSPSNVNVLEQCQELLRSNAAAQQQKQAAVSHFMAGGTSFPYNKCMNFLMQQQNDTKRSATSALMMGDELHKFGRYQYERNDISTLTLGGNVNHSSRQIYLTFPADSTFREEDVSNYFSIYGPVEDVRIPYQQKRMFGFVTFVYSETVKIILAKGNPHFVCDSRVLVKPYKEKGKLPDKKQQHQQLERGDYHICTSLSGIDSREPSDLNLGSRMFYNTHEMVLRRKLEEQANLQQAIELQERRLMNLQLLGIKSNNHHHNQHQYYHGLSEGSPFPSPTLSHTPKNQSLIVSPNGNKEEVLEEFEGSLAEQLQQEMVNPAFNLIDHGSEDDNGNDFDLLECMEHILPDNLFASPKKSAADQINAFSTTTSAEVSTESTRVTTISSYNNNNNLLPTTSTSSNANATSPKSVLSKCPGFLLGMEPLECN, encoded by the exons aTGGATTCTTATGAAGCTACTAAGATAGTTTACTCAAGGATCCAAAATTTGGATCCAGAAAATGCCTCAAAAATCATGGGGTTCCTTTTGATACAAGACCATGGTGACAAGGAGATGATACGCTTGGCATTTGGACCAGAGACTCTGCTGCACAATCTCATCATCAATGCCAAAACCCAACTTGGCCTTCTTCAGTCAAAACCCAACTCTTCTAcaccttcttctccttcaaccTTCAACCCCATCTCAAGGCCCAACCCTTTGTCCCTGTGCTCCATATCTAATCCCTCCTCCCCATCTTCAAACCTTTGGAGCCTCAGCAATCCCATGAGCCCCAGCTCCACTTCTTCACCCTCTTATGCCAATATTGTTAGCAAAAACAGTAACCCTGGTTCTGTTTCTGGGTCTTTGTTGTCACCCAccatatcatcatcatctttatCTTCAGCCTACCACTCTTCTACCAGTGAACTTGCTGAAAAATACCAGCTTCAGAGCCATCTTTCTTTCCTCAGTGATCCAAAGACTGATGATTTGTTTGATGGAAGCCAAAATGCTCATAGCAGTTCTTCACTGCAAAAGCAAAGTTACTCTGTACCCAGCACGTGTTTTGGAGCTGAAGATGTAAATTCTGGGGTTGGATGGAAGCCATGCTTGTATTACTCAAGAGGGTTCTGTAAAAATGGAAGCAGCTGCCGTTTTCTCCACAGTGGCTCCATTAATGCTGATGGTGCCCCCGTTGATGTTGGTTCTCCTAGCAATGTCAATGTACTTGAGCAGTGTCAAGAGTTACTCAGATCCAATGCTGCTGCCCAGCAGCAGAAACAAGCCGCAGTCTCACATTTTATGGCCGGTGGTACTTCTTTTCCATACAACAAGTGCATGAATTTTCTTATGCAGCAACAAAATGACACTAAAAG GTCAGCGACATCTGCATTGATGATGGGAGATGAGCTTCACAAGTTTGGGAGATACCAATACGAGAGAAATGACATTTCAACTTTAACTTTGGGAGGAAATGTTAATCACAGTTCTAGGCAGATCTACCTGACATTCCCAGCTGATAGTACATTTAGAGAAGAAGATGTCTCTAATTATTTTAG CATTTATGGACCAGTTGAAGATGTGAGGATTCCATACCAGCAAAAGAGGATGTTTGGATTTGTTACATTTGTGTATTCAGAGACTGTGAAGATTATTCTGGCTAAAGGGAACCCTCATTTTGTCTGTGATTCGCGGGTGCTTGTGAAGCCTTACAAGGAGAAGGGGAAATTACCAGACAA GAAGCAACAACACCAACAGTTGGAGAGGGGAGACTATCATATCTGCACAAGCCTGTCTGGGATTGATTCTAGGGAGCCTTCTGACCTCAATCTTG GATCAAGAATGTTTTACAATACCCATGAGATGGTGTTAAGGAGGAAATTAGAGGAACAAGCTAATTTGCAGCAAGCCATTGAACTCCAAGAAAGAAGGCTTATGAACCTGCAACTTCTAGGCATCAAGAGTAACAatcatcatcataatcaacatCAATACTATCATGGTCTTTCAGAAGGGTCTCCATTTCCCTCACCAACTTTATCTCATACACCCAAAAATCAATCCCTCATTGTTTCACCAAATGGGAATAAAGAAGAAGTCCTAGAAG AATTTGAAGGTAGTCTAGCTGAACAACTGCAGCAGGAGATGGTGAATCCAGCTTTCAATCTCATTGACCATGGCAGTGAGGATGACAATGGCAATGACTTTGACCTCCTCGAATG TATGGAGCACATTCTGCCTGATAACCTCTTTGCTTCTCCAAAAAAATCAGCGGCTGACCAAATAAATGCCTTCTCAACTACTACTTCTGCAGAAGTCAGTACTGAAAGCACCAGAGTCACAACCATTTCTTCttacaacaataataataatttactgCCCACCACTTCTACCTCCTCCAATGCAAATGCAACTTCCCCAAAATCTGTTCTCTCAAAATGCCCAG gttttcttttgggtaTGGAACCATTGGAATGCAATTAA